Proteins encoded within one genomic window of Rhinoderma darwinii isolate aRhiDar2 chromosome 5, aRhiDar2.hap1, whole genome shotgun sequence:
- the SETD2 gene encoding histone-lysine N-methyltransferase SETD2, with translation MGDFYDPEHPTETEKDDETEQEESQRPPDQQEEENEAKNEALLKAFGKNTFKGISSSRFLPKGTKAKVNLEEQGRQKVSFSFSFTKKTLQNRLLTSLVNDKQNESPSNLPPLSSPEQISKLKMDFVESTGGTMEVSPPKPKVELGKIHFKKHFLNITSKLPAPQPPPPPPPPTICAPTSPSPSPKSESIKSSPEVEVESSAVGSSLAKSPEREPTNTVSSKELLSPPSAAAAVTSKTGSTDIKECAIISVVESPSTPMVVEKTETVALKEYSHIGKEEKISASVQSVKSNPSPEKPKSRSSHSETMVVGSESDGESVRTSSSHRSHELKRTSSRERDLKRSSMSLKCEDSGKYSSSRSKSRKDQEHSSYSRSERESKYSSYAHSRSDRERRRSRSHSREELAACNVRQRDRIIHGVVCAGLMSPLIALLILAAWLVLSQREDDKSHQHPKLSDAKNKQNLQIIKRAVDAPLVADSKIAQGPVRSVDVPEPFPLPKFTPLMERHIYEKSDLAMYVEKKYIRTLEEINVMKSLEVFLGIKSSDAEPMEAENNKTTIAPGESILHDTHGEKKSQKRNVRFSNVVRVRPIRPDHLYRHARISKEHSERIFIYDYDLDSEESDLDSEESDLENQECCLFIRILRLIKDIFCCNLCCSEVEEN, from the exons ATGGGGGATTTCTATGATCCAGAACACCCGACTGA GACAGAAAAAGACGATGAGACCGAACAGGAGGAGTCGCAGCGGCCGCCCGACCAACA AGAAGAAGAGAATGAG GCCAAGAATGAAGCCTTATTGAAAGCATTTGGCAAGAACACTTTTAAGGGGATTTCCTCAAGTCGATTTCTACCTAAAGGAACCAAAGCGAAGGTGAACCTGGAGGAGCAGGGGAGGCAGAAGGTGTCCTTCAGTTTCAGCTTCACAAAGAAAACCTTACAGAACAGATTACTGACCTCTCTAGTCAACGACAAGCAGAATGAGTCCCCGAGTAATCTCCCCCCACTCAGTTCCCCGGAGCAAATATCAAAGCTCAAGATGGACTTTGTTGAATCCACCGGTGGCACCATGGAAGTTTCTCCACCAAAACCCAAGGTGGAGCTGGGAAAAATTCATTTCAAAAAGCATTTTCTTAACATTACAAGCAAGCTACCAGCCCCCCAACCACCGCCACCCCCACCACCTCCTACAATATGCGCTCCCACGTCCCCCTCGCCATCACCCAAGTCGGAAAGCATTAAGTCTTCTCCAGAAGTTGAAGTAGAATCATCGGCAGTCGGCTCATCTCTTGCAAAGTCCCCTGAGAGAGAACCTACAAACACGGTGTCCTCAAAAGAACTGTTGTCACCGCCATCGGCGGCGGCAGCGGTCACGAGCAAAACTGGCTCCACGGACATTAAAGAGTGCGCTATCATTTCTGTGGTAGAAAGCCCAAGCACTCCGATGGTTGTTGAGAAAACAGAGACCGTCGCATTGAAAGAATATTCCCATATTGGGAAAGAAGAAAAGATTTCAGCCAGCGTACAAAGCGTTAAATCCAATCCCAGTCCCGAAAAACCTAAATCAAGGTCCTCTCACTCGGAAACCATGGTGGTTGGTTCAGAGTCCGATGGCGAATCTGTGCGGACCTCCTCGAGCCACCGGTCCCATGAGCTAAAACGCACTTCAAGCAGAGAAAGGGACTTAAAAAGAAGCTCCATGTCTTTAAAATGTGAGGACAGTGGGAAATATTCTTCTTCAAGATCCAAGTCTAGAAAGGATCAGGAACATTCTAGTTATTCCAGGTCCGAGAGAGAATCCAAATACTCCTCCTATGCTCATTCTAGGTCAGACCGTGAGAGAAGAAGAAGCCGATCCCACTCCAG AGAGGAACTTGCTGCGTGTAATGTAAGACAACGTGATCGGATCATCCATGGCGTGGTGTGTGCTGGACTCATGTCACCGCTCATTGCACTGCTGATCTTGGCTGCATGGCTTGTACTAAGTCAGAGAGAGGATGACAAGTCCCATCAACATCCAAAACTCTCCGATGCCAAGAACAAACAAAACCTGCAGATCATCAAGAGAGCGGTGGACGCTCCACTGGTGGCCGATTCCAAAATTGCGCAAGGCCCCGTAAGATCAGTTGATGTGCCCGAACCATTTCCACTGCCGAAATTCACACCGTTGATGGAAAGGcacatttatgaaaaaagtgacttgGCCATGTACGTGGAGAAAAAATACATCAGGACTTTGGAGGAGATCAATGTCATGAAAAGTCTTGAGGTGTTCCTTGGGATCAAGTCATCAGATGCTGAACCGATG GAAGCGGAAAACAACAAAACAACTATTGCTCCTGGGGAATCCATCCTCCATGACACCCATGGCGAGAAAAAGTCACAGAAACGTAATGTGCGGTTCAGTAATGTGGTCCGTGTCCGACCAATTCGTCCTGACCACCTGTATAGGCATGCTCGTATCTCTAAAGAACATTCTGAAAGAATATTCATCTATGACTATGACCTCGACTCCGAAGAGAGCGACCTGGACTCCGAAGAGAGCGATCTAGAGAATCAGGAATGCTGCCTCTTCATACGGATCCTGCGCCTCATTAAAGACATATTCTGCTGTAACTTGTGCTGCTCAGAAGTCGAGGAAAACTGA